Proteins co-encoded in one Capsicum annuum cultivar UCD-10X-F1 chromosome 9, UCD10Xv1.1, whole genome shotgun sequence genomic window:
- the LOC124887061 gene encoding uncharacterized protein LOC124887061 codes for MERDCFRFVRKCHQCQIHSDLIHLPPSELHPMSAPWPFIAWGMDVIDPIEPKASNGHRFILVAIGYFTTWVEVATFKSVTKKTEVCEQFKIVHHHSTPYRPKENGAVEASNKNIKKIRRKMVQGSRQWHKKLPFALLGYRTNIRTSTGITPYLLVYGTEAVIPAEVKISSLRIIVEADIDDAEWVKSRLEQLSLIDEKRLMAVCFGQLYQQRMAQAYNKKVRPRNLRSANLL; via the exons ATGGAGCGAGATTGCTTTCGCTTTGTTCGCAAGTGTCATCAGTGTCAAATTCATAGTGATTTGATTCACTTGCCACCTTCAGAGCTGCATCCTATGTCTGCTCCTTGGCCATTCattgcttggggcatggatgtaatTGATCCAATAGAACCAAAAGCTTCTAATGGGCATCGATTCATACTGGTCGCTATTGGCTATTTTACCACATGGGTAGAAGTTGCTACTTTCAAATCAGTTACGAAGAAAACa GAGGTTTGCGAGCAATTTAAAATTGTGCATCATCATTCTACCCCTTACCGTCCCAAAGAAAATGGAGCCGTTGAAGCATcgaacaagaatattaaaaagattcgtaggaaaatggtccaaggatcTCGACAGTGGCATAAGAAATTACCGTTTGCTCTTTTAGGATATCGTACAAATATCCGTACATCAACTGGCATAACtccttatttactagtctatgggacTGAAGCTGTGATACCCGCAGAAGTCAAAATTTCCTCGCTTCGAATCATTGTTGAAGCCGATATTGACGATGCTGAATGggtcaagtctagactagaacaattatcattaatagatgaaaaaaggttGATGGCAGTTTGCTTTGGCCAATTATACCAGCAGAGGATGGCGCAagcttacaataagaaggtacgtcCTAGAAATTTGAGGTCGGCCAACTTGTTGTAA